The Huiozyma naganishii CBS 8797 chromosome 6, complete genome genome includes a window with the following:
- the SMT3 gene encoding SUMO family protein SMT3 (similar to Saccharomyces cerevisiae SMT3 (YDR510W); ancestral locus Anc_1.51), which yields MSESPENTNTNTPADVKPDVKPDVKQETHINLKVSDGSSEIFFKIKRTTPLRRLMEAFAKRQGKEMDSLRFLYDGIRIQADQTPDDLDMDDNDMIEAHREQIGGY from the coding sequence ATGTCTGAATCCCCAGAGAACACCAACACTAACACTCCTGCTGACGTGAAGCCCGACGTTAAGCCCGATGTCAAGCAGGAGACGCACATCAACTTGAAGGTGTCCGACGGGTCCTCAgagatcttcttcaagatcaagagAACCACACCATTGAGACGGTTGATGGAGGCGTTTGCCAAGAGACAAGGTAAAGAAATGGACTCGCTGCGATTTTTGTACGACGGTATCAGAATCCAAGCGGACCAGACTCCAGACGACTTGGACATGGACGACAACGATATGATCGAAGCCCACAGAGAGCAAATTGGTGGCTACTaa